TCGGAGTAACCTAGTACTGCGCCATGCTTCTTGGTCAGCTGTTGTAAGGCATGAAGTGTCTTCTCCAGGTCACCTGACTTGATATGCAGATTTGCAAACGATCTTCCCACGGGATGGACGGCCTCCTTTGATGGCTTGTGTATTGCGGCTTGGCATACTAGCATATAAACTAGATTCCATTTATTTTACCAAATTAATGCAAGCTATTGAAAGCCAGCGCTAGGTTTGTAGAATTCATATAGGATGTGTCTAAGAATTTGGCTGCATGATATATTATTCCTGAAAGGTAATGGGAGGTGTTGGCATTGAACGAACCTGTATTGAAAAAGGCTATGGATACGCTAGAATTTCTTAGTCAAGATGACGAAGCTCGCAGAATGTATGAGGATAGGCAGAAATACCTGCATGACGAGGCCTCCATGATTGAAGGCGCTCTTGCCGAAGGCCAAGCTCGTGGTGAGCGGAGAAAGGCTGTTCAAATGGCCACAGAGCTTCTTGCTCATGGCGTAGATATTTCCATAATAGCTAAGGCATCAGGATTGACAGAATCTGAAATTCTAGATATTAAGAAAGCCCGTTAAAATAACTACTCAAAAAAGAGACGGTTCCAATTAACCGTCTCTTTTTAATTTTCCCTCCGTCACTTCATCTTCTCATCTGATCCTTAATAATACTCAACATACATTCACCCGTAGCGACAATAGCCTCCTCAGCAGGACGCGGGTTCCAGCCGAGCAGACGTTTGGCCTTCGCGTTACTCGTTGACATGTCCTGGCCCAGAAGGGTGGCTATCATTCTCAGCTTGGGATTGAACAGCGCGGCAGCGCGGACAAGCAGGTTGGGGAGCTCTTTTGTAGGCACATGTTCTGCATCCTGCCCCAGGTGCTTCCGCAGAATCCTGGCAATTTCCAGTGTAGAGAGATTCTCGGCACTGGAAGCGATGAACCGCTCGCCGCTCGCCTCAGGCCGCTCCATCGCCAGGATATGCAGTGCAGCCACATCCCGGACATCTACATAGTCGGAATAGATTTTGGGGACGGACTTCAGCTTGCCCTCCAGCATGTTGCGGACAATCTCGTTCGAGTGAGAGTAATCCTTGCCCAGAATGGGTCCCATCACACCGACGGGATTAACTGTGGACAGCTCCAGCCCTCTGCCTTCCTGGCGGATGAACTCCCAGGCTGCTTGTTCAGCGAGGGTCTTGGATTTTTGATAGGGATGGATGTTCGCGTCTGTATTGGACCAGTCCTCTTCGGTATACGGGCCCACATGCTGCTTATGTCCCACTCCAATGGCTCCGAAGGCAGAGGTTAGGACCACCCGTTTGACCCCCGCCTCACGCGCTGCCCTTAGCACCCGCAGCACCCCCTCACGCGCCGGCTGGATCATTTCATTCTCGTCTTTATATATCCTGTTAGGTGTGGGAGAAGCGACATGAATGACGTAATCCGCCCCCTTTACCGCCTGATTCCAGTTTTTATCCGAAGTCAGATCGGCCTCTACAAACGACAAGTCCGCTATATGCGTCACTCCGCCCGCCATCACCATGGCCTTCACCTCATCTTGTCTGCCCATCGACCGAAGGGTTGCCCGCACATGATAATTCTTCTCCAGTAATTGCACAATAATATGAACAGCGATGAATCCCGAGCCTCCGGTAACCAGCACTACGGGCTTGTTAAGCTCTGCCATAATCAATTCCCCCTCCAGTAGACGTTACACCTGTAACTGTTTTACCCTATAATAAGACTGGAACCGATCACCATCAAGACGTTAACAGGCATATGTGACAGAATGGAGGAAGTGTAATGGCAGCAACCGATCATGCACAATTGATCAAAAAAGATACAAAAGAATGGATTACCCTGGCCACCCTTGAGCTGCTGCGGACCAAAGCCATATCAGCTCTCACAGTGTCGGAGGTTGTTAGAAAAGCAGGCGTCAGCCGGATGGCATTCTACCGGAATTATGATAGCCTTGAGCAAGTGTTAGCGGAATATTACGAGCCGAAGTTTGCTGATATCTTCTACAAAATTGCCCACAAACCGAATCACGAGCAAAAGATAGCGGATCTGACCCGCTTTTTCCAAACCTTCTCTGATGATTTCCGCCTGGCGATTGAAGGCCATTTCACTGGGCTGCTGTATCAGATCTTCAAGAGCCATATTACACAGTTCTATGATGAGCTGATTCCGTTTCCGGACTGGACCGGGGCAAGACGGGAGTATTGGATTCATTTCATGAGCGCCGGCGTGTTTGAAATCTGGATCATGTGGATCAAGAACGGCCAGCAGGAGACTTTGGAGGAGATCTCTGCACTCATCCGGCTTTTTCACAAATAATAACTATTAGTTCCGGACAACAAAAAAGGCTCCTCACCTTCCCCCAAGGGATTGTGAAAAGCCTGTTCCTCCCCAATCAAGTTCAATAAATCTTCCCCAGCAGCGCGGTCACTTCCTCCAGAGTAAGGCCGAAGGACTTATAGTACTGAATGTCGCTGCCCATCTGCTTCAGCACCATCTCGTTACGAATCCGCAGCATCTCCTCTGGCGTGAATTCAGCGACAAAGCATCCTTTGCCGGTGACCGTGTTGATCAGCCCGCTCCGCTCCAGCTCTTCCCAAGCCTTCTTGACCGTGATGACACTGACACCAAGCTCCAGCGCGGCCTGGCGGATCGGCGGCAGACAGTAGCCGCTCTCCAGCTCCCCTTGGAGAATCTGCGCGCTGATCTGTTCATAGAGCTGCTGGTAGATCGGCTTCTCGGAGGTGCTGGATATCGTTACATTCATAAGATCTCCACTTTCAGGAATCGTCTCACCGCAATCCGGTAGGCCAGCAGGTTACAGGCAATGAAGATCAGGACGCCGCCGGCCAGTATCGAGAGCTGCAAGCCAGTACGATCCAGCCCGGAGCCGTAGAACAGGCTATGCAGCCAATCGTTCTGGATACCGGCCCATTGAATCAAGGTGGCGAACAAG
This region of Paenibacillus sp. FSL K6-1096 genomic DNA includes:
- a CDS encoding aldehyde reductase: MAELNKPVVLVTGGSGFIAVHIIVQLLEKNYHVRATLRSMGRQDEVKAMVMAGGVTHIADLSFVEADLTSDKNWNQAVKGADYVIHVASPTPNRIYKDENEMIQPAREGVLRVLRAAREAGVKRVVLTSAFGAIGVGHKQHVGPYTEEDWSNTDANIHPYQKSKTLAEQAAWEFIRQEGRGLELSTVNPVGVMGPILGKDYSHSNEIVRNMLEGKLKSVPKIYSDYVDVRDVAALHILAMERPEASGERFIASSAENLSTLEIARILRKHLGQDAEHVPTKELPNLLVRAAALFNPKLRMIATLLGQDMSTSNAKAKRLLGWNPRPAEEAIVATGECMLSIIKDQMRR
- a CDS encoding TetR/AcrR family transcriptional regulator, with the translated sequence MAATDHAQLIKKDTKEWITLATLELLRTKAISALTVSEVVRKAGVSRMAFYRNYDSLEQVLAEYYEPKFADIFYKIAHKPNHEQKIADLTRFFQTFSDDFRLAIEGHFTGLLYQIFKSHITQFYDELIPFPDWTGARREYWIHFMSAGVFEIWIMWIKNGQQETLEEISALIRLFHK
- a CDS encoding GntR family transcriptional regulator translates to MNVTISSTSEKPIYQQLYEQISAQILQGELESGYCLPPIRQAALELGVSVITVKKAWEELERSGLINTVTGKGCFVAEFTPEEMLRIRNEMVLKQMGSDIQYYKSFGLTLEEVTALLGKIY
- a CDS encoding PD-(D/E)XK nuclease family transposase, with protein sequence MNEPVLKKAMDTLEFLSQDDEARRMYEDRQKYLHDEASMIEGALAEGQARGERRKAVQMATELLAHGVDISIIAKASGLTESEILDIKKAR